In the genome of Syngnathoides biaculeatus isolate LvHL_M chromosome 14, ASM1980259v1, whole genome shotgun sequence, one region contains:
- the LOC133512383 gene encoding trace amine-associated receptor 13c-like — MDTGDQSDLCFPQLANTSCRKPSSDLSDGVLFSVLLSAECVLTVLLNLLVIISISHFRHLHTPTNLLLLSLAVSDLLVGFVAMPGEIYVRISCWFLGDIACSLWNYMIFTTGSSSVGNMVLISADRYMAICDPLRYNVKVTVKRIQLCVCLSWVASLLYCAIILKDQLGRPGMYNSCHGKCVIGFEVYAGILDLIVSFVVPVSIIITLYLRVFVVAVSHARAMRSHVKCVKLQHSAPLRAKSSELKAARTIGVLVLVFLVCFCPYYSVSLVDENEKLGSLLKYVVYLYAFNSCVNPLIYALFYPWFRKAVKDIVTLHILKPASRDANIL, encoded by the exons ATGGACACCGGCGACCAATCTGATCTCTGCTTTCCACAACTGGCCAACACTTCCTGCAGGAAGCCCTCATCTGACTTGTCTGATGGTGTTCTTTTCAGTGTCCTGCTGTCCGCTGAATGCGTCCTCACTGTGCTGCTCAACCTGCTCGTCATCATCtcaatctcccacttcaggcac CTCCACACCCCCaccaacctcctcctcctctccctcgCTGTCTCTGACTTGCTGGTGGGCTTTGTGGCGATGCCAGGTGAGATCTATGTGAGGATATCCTGCTGGTTTCTCGGTGACATTGCTTGTTCTCTGTGGAACTACATGATTTTCACCACAGGATCCTCCTCGGTCGGAAATATGGTCCTGATATCGGCTGACCGTTATATGGCTATTTGTGATCCTCTGCGTTATAATGTCAAAGTCACTGTTAAAAGAATTCaactttgtgtttgtctctcTTGGGTGGCTTCTCTTCTATACTGTGCCATCATTTTAAAGGATCAATTAGGTCGTCCTGGAATGTACAACTCATGCCACGGAAAGTGTGTCATCGGTTTTGAGGTTTACGCAGGCATTCTGGACCTCATCGTTAGCTTTGTCGTTCCTGTCAGCATCATCATCACGCTGTACCTGAGAGTGTTTGTGGTCGCTGTTTCTCACGCGCGAGCCATGCGCTCCCATGTTAAATGTGTCAAGTTACAACATTCTGCCCCTCTCAGAGCAAAGTCATCCGAGTTGAAGGCAGCCAGGACTATCGGTGTTCTCGTTCTGGTCtttctggtgtgtttttgtcCGTATTATAGTGTCAGTCTGGTGGATGAAAATGAGAAATTAGGTTCACTGCTCAAATACGTTGTTTATTTGTATGCTTTCAATTCGTGTGTGAATCCCTTAATATATGCCCTTTTTTACCCGTGGTTTAGAAAGGCTGTTAAGGACATTGTCACTCTTCATATTCTGAAGCCTGCCTCCCGTGACGCCAATATACTGTAG